The following proteins are co-located in the Desulfatitalea tepidiphila genome:
- a CDS encoding molybdopterin-binding protein, with protein sequence MLKKVPLKDAVGSDLAHDITEVRPGEFKGPAFRKGHRVCDEDICRLQRLGKNHLYLIDLENDELHENQAARMLATAIAGEGVTWEDNPKEGKIEMFAQHDGLLRIDMAALGALNMIDEVMCATLHNHTRVRKGELVAATRSIPLVVKREPIERAVAIACQKGAVVEVKAMKKARAGLIITGNEVYHGLIQDGFEPILKKKLTDLDASVETVDFQPDDAERIARAIRNQVDKGFDLLLLTGGMSVDPDDVTRHGIQMAGAEEVHYGAAVLPGAMFLVAYIGETPILGVPACGLHHRATALDLVLPRVLAGERIGKAQLAFLGHGGLCRQCPKCSFPNCAFGKGL encoded by the coding sequence ATGTTGAAAAAAGTGCCCCTGAAAGACGCTGTCGGCTCCGATCTGGCCCATGACATCACCGAAGTGAGACCGGGTGAGTTCAAGGGGCCGGCCTTTCGCAAAGGACATCGGGTCTGTGATGAAGATATTTGCCGTTTGCAGAGATTGGGCAAGAACCATCTCTACCTGATCGATCTAGAAAATGACGAACTCCACGAAAACCAGGCAGCCAGAATGCTTGCGACGGCCATCGCCGGGGAAGGCGTAACGTGGGAAGACAATCCCAAAGAGGGCAAAATCGAAATGTTTGCGCAGCACGACGGCCTACTGCGGATTGATATGGCCGCACTGGGGGCCTTGAACATGATCGATGAAGTGATGTGCGCCACCCTGCACAACCATACACGCGTCAGAAAGGGAGAATTGGTGGCGGCCACAAGGTCCATCCCGCTGGTCGTCAAGCGCGAACCGATCGAACGAGCGGTCGCCATCGCATGCCAGAAAGGCGCCGTGGTGGAAGTTAAAGCGATGAAAAAGGCGCGTGCCGGACTGATCATCACCGGCAACGAGGTTTATCATGGCCTAATTCAGGACGGCTTCGAGCCCATTTTAAAAAAGAAACTGACCGACCTTGATGCATCCGTCGAGACCGTCGATTTTCAACCGGACGATGCCGAACGTATAGCCAGGGCAATTCGAAACCAGGTGGATAAAGGATTTGATCTTTTACTGCTCACAGGCGGTATGAGCGTGGACCCGGATGACGTCACCCGGCACGGCATACAAATGGCCGGCGCCGAAGAGGTTCACTACGGTGCGGCCGTGCTGCCGGGCGCCATGTTTCTGGTTGCCTATATTGGCGAAACGCCGATTCTGGGCGTACCAGCCTGTGGCCTGCATCATCGTGCCACGGCACTGGATCTGGTCTTGCCGCGAGTTCTCGCAGGTGAACGAATCGGCAAAGCACAGTTGGCATTTCTGGGACACGGCGGGTTGTGCCGACAGTGCCCAAAGTGTTCGTTTCCCAACTGCGCGTTTGGGAAAGGCCTTTAA
- a CDS encoding IS3 family transposase (programmed frameshift) → MKQYPDELKNSIIARMMPPNNEYVPALSQETGIPKDTLYAWRIKHRRGNQRLRAEHIDSTSKISSADKFDIVVETASMNEAELSQYCRRNGVYPEQIKAWQDSCRSANLPLTNRIDKQKNRELTKENKQLKAELRRKEKALAEAAALLILKKKGPGTLGGPRGRLTDLSQRLNALKLIDSAMGSGARLTAVCDILKTTPRTIERWRHQTAQGDRRKMAAEKRVPANKLTQSERSKILQICNQAEFANMAPNQIVPALADQGSYVASESSFYRILRQERQLALRGRAKAPVHKRPDCIEATGANQLWSWDITYLPSAIRGLFFYLYMIMDVYSRKIVGWEVYNSESAENAALLIRKTCLKETTTGSPLILHSDNGSPMKGATMLATLQKLGVVPSFSRPSVSNDNAYSESLFKTLKYHPGYPDSAFDDMDKARQWVLKFVHWYNEIHHHSAIKFVTPGQRHRGQDIEILKRRDALYCKAKGRHPERWAGICRDWNPVRVVSLNPNNELKRLSRAA, encoded by the exons ATGAAACAATATCCTGACGAATTGAAAAACAGCATTATCGCCAGAATGATGCCACCGAACAATGAGTATGTTCCGGCCTTATCCCAGGAGACCGGAATACCCAAGGACACCCTGTATGCCTGGCGGATCAAGCATCGCAGAGGCAATCAGCGGCTGCGAGCGGAACACATTGACAGTACCAGCAAAATCAGCAGTGCCGACAAATTCGACATTGTGGTTGAGACCGCTTCTATGAATGAGGCGGAACTGAGCCAATATTGCCGTCGCAATGGTGTGTACCCGGAACAAATCAAGGCCTGGCAGGACTCATGTCGCAGCGCGAATTTGCCGTTGACCAACCGGATCGACAAGCAAAAGAATCGAGAGTTGACCAAAGAGAATAAGCAGCTCAAGGCCGAATTGAGGCGCAAGGAAAAAGCCCTGGCAGAAGCGGCGGCGTTGTTGATATTGAAAAAAAAAG GTCCAGGAACTCTGGGGGGACCCAGAGGACGACTGACAGATCTGTCGCAGCGGCTTAACGCGTTAAAATTAATTGACAGTGCCATGGGCTCTGGAGCACGCTTGACAGCTGTCTGCGACATATTGAAAACTACACCAAGGACCATTGAACGCTGGCGTCATCAAACAGCTCAGGGCGATCGGCGAAAGATGGCTGCCGAGAAGCGGGTGCCGGCAAACAAGCTGACTCAATCCGAACGCAGCAAGATATTGCAGATCTGCAACCAGGCCGAGTTTGCAAACATGGCGCCCAATCAAATTGTGCCGGCCTTGGCCGATCAGGGCAGCTACGTTGCCTCGGAATCGAGTTTTTACAGGATCCTGCGACAGGAAAGACAACTGGCTCTCAGGGGCCGGGCCAAAGCCCCGGTGCACAAACGTCCTGATTGCATTGAGGCGACGGGTGCCAACCAGTTGTGGAGTTGGGACATAACCTATCTGCCGAGCGCCATCAGGGGGTTGTTTTTCTACCTGTATATGATCATGGACGTATACAGCAGAAAGATAGTGGGCTGGGAAGTATATAACAGCGAATCAGCTGAAAATGCAGCTTTGTTGATACGCAAAACATGCCTTAAGGAGACAACCACGGGCTCACCATTGATACTGCATTCAGATAATGGTTCGCCAATGAAAGGCGCTACGATGTTGGCCACATTGCAAAAGCTCGGGGTGGTCCCTTCGTTCAGTCGCCCTTCGGTGAGTAACGACAATGCCTATTCAGAGTCGCTGTTTAAGACCTTAAAATACCATCCGGGGTATCCGGACAGTGCATTTGACGATATGGACAAGGCTCGGCAGTGGGTATTGAAATTCGTGCATTGGTACAATGAAATCCATCACCACAGCGCGATAAAGTTTGTCACCCCCGGTCAACGCCACCGCGGGCAAGATATTGAGATATTGAAAAGACGGGACGCGCTGTATTGTAAAGCAAAGGGCCGGCACCCAGAACGCTGGGCAGGTATCTGCCGAGATTGGAATCCGGTTCGGGTAGTGAGTTTGAATCCGAATAATGAATTGAAGCGATTGAGTCGAGCAGCATGA
- a CDS encoding molybdopterin-dependent oxidoreductase, whose amino-acid sequence MKKSVEREWKHVFCHVCPSHCARKVAVEDGKIVAVEPDPESGYASAKCVYNKSEIMKEVCTHPDRLKFPQKRLGPKGSGKWKRISWDEALDTIAKKILKYKADFGPDSLAMILGEPKEMEFAFAQRFASAFGTANTVTPGNY is encoded by the coding sequence ATGAAAAAATCAGTTGAAAGGGAGTGGAAACATGTATTTTGCCATGTCTGTCCAAGTCATTGCGCTCGTAAGGTAGCAGTTGAAGATGGAAAAATTGTGGCAGTGGAGCCGGACCCTGAGAGCGGCTATGCAAGTGCAAAGTGTGTTTATAACAAAAGTGAAATAATGAAAGAAGTCTGTACACATCCAGATCGCCTAAAATTTCCACAAAAAAGATTGGGGCCAAAAGGGAGCGGCAAGTGGAAACGAATTTCTTGGGATGAAGCTTTGGATACAATTGCCAAAAAAATCTTGAAATATAAGGCTGATTTCGGTCCGGATAGTCTTGCTATGATTTTGGGAGAGCCTAAAGAGATGGAATTCGCATTCGCACAAAGATTTGCGTCTGCATTTGGTACCGCAAACACTGTTACGCCAGGGAATTATTGA
- a CDS encoding molybdopterin-containing oxidoreductase family protein, translated as MRENIEAALSAGAKLVVVDPKRIQLARKADLWLAPRPQSDGALAMGIIKIIIEEKLYNADFVSNWTIGLEELEKEIKSFSLEDVENATWIPKKKIEQAARLLADSKNQPVCYFEGNGIERSIHSFQACRAINVLRALLGDVNTPGGNSELTPQPFARMGRFYFPKGVQRRTDRGLCSPFRIGAPHLYVPPQSLVRAILDEKPYPIKAGINILTNPLVSYPDTEATYNAFLKLDFLVVSELFPTPTSAVADIVLPAAWGGEHESVGYWPGWQQQIRAYPKLVDPPGEAKPNSEWLNELAKRIGLGKYFWENWQDCLDEILEPAGITYEKLKEVRCLEATRLFRKPDEGIFHTESGKIELYSNMLKLLGYSPTPVFRELTDFLYDPSEEYPLLMFNGKEAAFMNNGYKHVKMARAKRPYPTVDLNPKTAEKLGVEKDEWVYIETKKGRVKQVLKLDPDLHPNLVFPSMGWWFPEESDDLFQFRKSNINVLTSCDPPYDPELGAVELGAIPCKVYKAD; from the coding sequence ATGAGAGAGAATATAGAAGCAGCACTCTCAGCAGGCGCCAAATTGGTGGTCGTCGATCCGAAAAGAATCCAACTTGCGAGGAAAGCCGATCTTTGGCTTGCACCTAGACCCCAAAGCGATGGGGCTTTAGCGATGGGTATTATTAAAATAATAATCGAAGAAAAGCTATATAATGCAGATTTTGTATCCAATTGGACAATTGGGTTAGAAGAACTTGAAAAAGAAATTAAATCATTTTCATTAGAAGATGTGGAAAATGCTACCTGGATACCGAAGAAAAAAATTGAACAGGCAGCTAGATTACTTGCAGATTCAAAAAACCAGCCTGTTTGTTACTTTGAAGGAAATGGCATAGAGAGGAGCATTCATAGTTTTCAAGCATGCCGTGCAATAAATGTCTTGAGAGCTCTTCTCGGTGACGTGAACACCCCGGGTGGAAATTCTGAATTGACACCCCAACCTTTCGCAAGAATGGGGCGTTTTTATTTCCCGAAAGGAGTTCAAAGAAGAACAGATAGAGGCCTTTGTAGTCCCTTTCGTATAGGTGCCCCACACCTCTATGTTCCGCCACAGTCGCTAGTGAGGGCAATCTTGGACGAGAAGCCATATCCGATAAAGGCTGGCATAAATATCTTGACCAATCCCCTTGTGAGCTATCCGGATACGGAGGCTACTTACAATGCGTTTTTGAAACTCGATTTTTTAGTTGTGTCAGAATTATTTCCCACTCCAACATCAGCGGTTGCCGATATTGTTCTTCCAGCGGCTTGGGGTGGGGAGCATGAATCGGTGGGGTATTGGCCAGGATGGCAGCAACAAATTAGGGCTTATCCAAAGTTGGTCGATCCTCCCGGGGAGGCCAAACCGAATTCAGAATGGCTAAATGAGCTTGCAAAGAGAATTGGACTCGGAAAGTATTTTTGGGAGAATTGGCAAGATTGTTTGGATGAAATTCTTGAACCGGCCGGGATCACCTATGAGAAGTTAAAGGAGGTGAGATGTCTTGAAGCGACAAGGCTTTTCAGAAAACCAGATGAGGGAATTTTCCATACCGAATCGGGAAAAATTGAGCTATACTCTAATATGCTGAAACTGCTGGGCTATTCGCCAACTCCGGTATTTAGGGAATTAACCGATTTTCTTTATGATCCTTCCGAAGAATATCCTCTGCTTATGTTCAACGGTAAGGAAGCTGCATTCATGAATAACGGATATAAACATGTTAAGATGGCGAGGGCGAAAAGACCTTATCCAACGGTGGATTTAAATCCTAAAACGGCTGAGAAACTAGGCGTTGAGAAAGATGAATGGGTTTACATTGAAACAAAAAAGGGAAGAGTTAAACAGGTACTTAAACTGGACCCGGATCTCCATCCTAATCTGGTATTCCCATCGATGGGGTGGTGGTTCCCAGAAGAGTCTGACGATCTTTTTCAATTTAGGAAATCAAACATAAATGTACTTACCTCTTGTGATCCGCCTTATGATCCTGAGTTAGGCGCAGTGGAGTTAGGAGCCATTCCGTGTAAAGTTTATAAGGCTGATTAA
- a CDS encoding GIY-YIG nuclease family protein: protein MGADNWVVFLLRSVDDSLYCGITNKLEKRLLKHTSGKCTKYTRSRLPLQLVGVSSKMTKSAALKLEYCLKRTPTPDKIAALERLNTN, encoded by the coding sequence ATGGGCGCTGATAATTGGGTGGTGTTTTTGCTTCGGTCTGTGGATGATTCTCTATACTGCGGCATTACAAACAAACTGGAAAAACGGTTATTGAAGCATACCTCAGGTAAATGCACCAAGTACACAAGATCCCGTTTGCCCTTACAATTGGTCGGTGTCAGTTCCAAAATGACAAAGAGTGCGGCGTTGAAACTGGAATACTGTCTGAAAAGGACTCCGACGCCCGACAAGATAGCTGCATTGGAACGATTGAACACAAATTGA
- a CDS encoding phage portal protein, producing the protein MGLFDFLKRRSASWARYDQYHGGEETTSGARVTDDTVMGIPAVFACTRVLAESIASLPLIVYERQENGDRHRARNFSLYRILHDIPNPLMTASELWEMMAGHLALRGNAFAYIEREAGEVVALWPLHPGRMSIELKDRELIYTHQNDGQERKYRSSDILHIRGLSSDGIIGYSPLAMCRNTFGSAIAIREYSAKYFKNDASPGGILTSPHSINVDQAKAIREYWNEGFAGSKKSHKVAVLAGDLKWQAVGVSPEDSQMIDSMKFSVVEIARIFRVPLNLVMDYERSTYSNVTEQNRSFLTHTLRPWLTRIEQAVFKSLLTESEKKRYFAEYLTHDLLRGDTKTRFEAYKIALDAGFMTKNEVRRAENMNAMDGGNTLATE; encoded by the coding sequence ATGGGTCTATTTGACTTCCTGAAGCGCCGTTCGGCATCCTGGGCACGCTACGATCAGTATCATGGCGGCGAGGAAACGACTTCCGGCGCCAGGGTGACCGACGATACCGTGATGGGGATTCCGGCCGTGTTCGCATGTACCAGGGTCCTGGCCGAGTCCATCGCATCCTTGCCGTTGATCGTGTACGAGCGCCAGGAGAACGGCGACCGGCACCGGGCGAGAAACTTCTCTTTATACCGCATCCTGCATGACATCCCCAATCCGTTGATGACCGCCTCTGAGTTGTGGGAGATGATGGCCGGGCACCTGGCCCTCAGGGGCAATGCCTTTGCCTACATCGAGCGCGAGGCCGGCGAGGTCGTGGCCCTGTGGCCATTGCATCCGGGCCGGATGTCCATCGAACTGAAGGATCGGGAGTTGATCTATACCCATCAGAACGATGGCCAGGAACGCAAATATCGGTCCTCAGACATCCTGCATATCCGTGGCCTGTCCTCTGATGGGATCATCGGCTATTCGCCTCTGGCCATGTGCAGGAACACCTTTGGCAGCGCCATTGCGATCAGGGAATACAGCGCCAAATACTTCAAAAACGATGCCTCACCGGGTGGCATCCTGACCTCACCGCATAGCATCAACGTCGATCAGGCCAAAGCGATCCGGGAATACTGGAACGAGGGATTTGCAGGATCGAAGAAAAGCCACAAGGTGGCCGTGCTGGCCGGCGACCTGAAATGGCAGGCCGTGGGTGTTTCCCCGGAAGATAGCCAAATGATCGATAGCATGAAGTTTAGCGTCGTAGAGATTGCGCGCATATTCAGAGTGCCGCTGAACCTGGTCATGGATTACGAGCGATCCACATATTCGAACGTCACCGAACAGAACCGCTCTTTTTTGACCCATACCTTAAGGCCATGGTTGACCCGCATCGAGCAGGCCGTCTTTAAGTCCCTGCTGACCGAATCCGAAAAGAAACGCTACTTCGCTGAATACCTGACCCATGATCTACTGCGCGGCGATACCAAGACCCGCTTTGAGGCATACAAGATCGCCCTGGATGCCGGTTTCATGACCAAAAATGAAGTCCGGCGGGCCGAGAATATGAACGCCATGGATGGCGGCAACACTCTCGCCACCGAGTAG